The Humulus lupulus chromosome 7, drHumLupu1.1, whole genome shotgun sequence region TTGACCCAGTAAAAAAATAGAACTAGATTCCATTTCATTGACAATTCATTATATGTTTAGGGGAAAAAACCAGATGCTTTGTACAAAGTAAAGGATCCTGAAGTGAGACAATTTGTAGAGAAGTGCTTGGCAACTGTGTCACTAAGGCTCTCAGCAAGAGAGCTTTTGAATGACCCTTTTCTCCAAATTGAGGATTGTGATTATGATTTAAAACCATTAGATTGTGGACGAGATTTTGATGAATTTGGACCTCTCATAAGGCAGCCTTTACTTGAGCTACATCACAGTAGCAGCTCCTTTAGTAATGGATTCTTGAATGGTTATTCTAGTCAAGAGCTAAATGAATGGGGGAGTCATCCAGTTGAGCTTGAAGCGAGTGGAATTGAGCTTTTTGAGCATCACGACGATGAACATTATGAAGATGCTGGCATAAGCATCAAAGGGAAAATGAGAGAAGATGGTGACATCTTTTTAAGACTTAGAATTTCAGATAAAGAAGGTTCGACTGCCTGTTGTACTGTTCTTGATAATATTTATGCTTTTATGAATGTTTTTAACTAATCAGTTGTAGTTCTATCATTTGCAGGCCGAATTCGAAACATCTATTTCCCATTTGACATTGAAACGGATACAGCATTGAGCGTGGCGACGGAAATGGTTGCAGAACTTGACATTACTGATCAAGATGTTACTAGAATAGCAGACATGATTGATGGTGAAATTTCTTCCTTAGTACCTGAATGGGAACCTGGTCCAGGAATAGTGGAAACACCCCGTTTTAATAACCAAAACATATGCCAAAATTGTGCTTCTTCAGACAATAATACCACAAGTGGCTCTTTCATAAAGTTTCTGGCAAGTAACAACACTTCTAGTTCCAAGAGCTTGCCAGTTGTTCAATGTTGTAGACTTGGATGTACTTCAATGCATGGTCGTTTCGAGGAGGTCACATACCAAGCCGACGAGTCTGAGCATCACAACACAGACGATACACCTAACTACCAAGAAATCTGGGGTCAGCATGAAAGCCGAGAACTGAGTTCAGTAGACTCCGGACAGAGCCATTCTGATGAAGAGTATGAGAAGATTGATGAGCAGTCGGCATACACAAGAAATGATGAGAAGGGGAGCAACAATTTGAACAAAACTCAATCCAGTACAAAAATTTCATTCAGAGACTTAACAGGTTCTCATTCTTTATCCTCAATCTCTTCAACCCATCATGAGATGATCTCAGACAATCATGAGAAGGAAATGGTGCAGGAATTAAGATGGCTCAAAGCAAAGCATCAGATGGAAATGAGGGAGCTCAAAGATCATCAGTTAAGACTTGTGTCAGACTTTTCAAACAGTGGAAGCACAGAGCACAGCTTAGACAATGGGTTTTTGTCGTCTCTGATAGTATTAAACACACTAGGAGAAAACCAAGGAGTCGTCTTCCGATCTTCTGCTTATGATAACCAATTTAGTTCCAGTTACAATGACAATATCAATGAGAGCAGCCCCAGTTCGGATTCCCAAAGGGCCCGAAATTGCGAGGTGATGAAGTCTCCAACCAACGCTAAGGGTATGGTCACTGCAGCAGCCAAGAGTTTCAACAATGGCTTCTTACTTCCTCACTCACTTCACAGAGCAGTTTCTCTCCCAGTTGATGCTGTTGATATATAAAAGAAAATCTTGTGAGTTgaattcttttataattttttttttcacacacGTATAGAGAGGCTGTACAAGTACAAGTATCAAAAAGTCCACTCCTTTTTTTGACCAACTAGTATGAAAATTCATCTACAGTTTTCTTCAATTCTCTCTCTCACACAAAATTTATTTACAACCCCATTTGATAGATACCTAGGAAGTTACCAATAATGATCTTCATCACCCTTTTTTTTATAGCATGATATCAAATGAAATGGTTACTGAATCTCCAAGTGTAAAGCTTAGGTTTACTGTAGGAGTCCAAGTATATCATCCTTTGTCATGTTGAATTTTCTATTCTTTAAAAGATTTATATAAAGCATCTTTCATAGCCTTTATTAAATGGAGCTTTAGCTTTTTGATTGAGAGAGAGAAaggtatttgtttttcttttaaaaaggaATACAGATACTGCCTGCAAGTCATGATTAAGTGTATTATTTGGCATGTAAGTTGTAGCTGGCCAATAAGGTTTTGGATTCAAATGATGATTCCTTTAGGTGAGGCCCCCACCCAAAAACCCTACCTTTATGTCAATCATGGAGGGTGTTTTCCATAGAGGATGAAATTTTATGGTATGGGCCACTCAAGTCATCATGTCCCATGCATGCTGATCAGCTTAGAATCTGTCTTACCCATGCTGATCAGCTTAGAATCTGTCTTACCCATAATCACCACACCATATTGTTCCACTTCTCCCATTCCAttagtataatatttttattcaaagcctaACTAtatattagaaagaaaaaaataggacGGTTCCATTAATGTGGAATGGTCCACAAATATCAACTCTTTTTTGCTGACTTTGAGCTTGACATCTAAGGTGATCTAAATCTCATATGGGTGATCTCTCTACTACCAAGTTGATGTGGAATTACACTGTCCAGGCAGTGCTTTTTGGATGGGTATTGATATTTTTTTGGGTCACAGAACCCATCAATAGAGCAAATCTATCTATATCTTTGATAGGGTAAACATAGTCATTAGATAATGATTCATTATAGTATTCTTATGTTAAAGTGTCAAGCATGGTTTGGATTTACTATTTCACCTTTTACATACATGCTTTTTAATTAATTGTCATTGAATTGGGAAAATGGGGAAAATCCACTCACTTAGATTAAGATTGTTGTTATTTGGCATTTTAAGGTACCCAACAACATATGAGTTGGCACTCTATAATTAGCTAGCGATACCTCATACTTATAATAAGTGGGATCcgatattggattgcaccaataaTGATATGCCGCTTTcttgtggtgttggacaccaGTAGTGCCTCTTAGCAATTCTCttaaattaattagatttttGAAATTAAAGCAATGGCTAGTTTTCTAATAACTACACTAGAAATTAGCACTTTGGCCTCTTCGTTTAAGTTCATTATCAAGTTTAACtatgagtttttaaaaaaaaataaaattatcatatattattttaaaataaaaatgctcTATATTTTTTACTCAACAAAAATATTCTCACTTAAATTacattgatatatatataaataatttatattgatatatatatatattaaattcaaaattaaaacaaataaatattatatttgccATATCATTTTGTGTattaatgtatttataatattttgtaaattatttataaaactgattaataaaaacttgaaataaaataaataaaatccaaaaataaaataaataaaaactatattaATTTTAGCTttggatttatttattttaaatttaagattTTGGTAGTCAACTTTATAAATTATTAATGTATCTTAAATgagtattttttttgtttgatttaattttcttttattttgactAAAACAAGTCGTTGAAGCTTTTTTTCTGGTTTAAAATAGCAtatagttattttaaaaaaaaaaatcatgattaaACTTGATAATAGTATTAAATCAATAAGTAAAGAGGGGTAAGTGATAATTTCTTAATTAGATGTTTGGTTAAAATTAGGTAACTGAATATATATTTTTGCATTTAGTCAAAATATTCCATTAAGTAAATGTTAAGAGTAGCAAAGATTGActgttaaaaaaattaaagtagcAAAGATTGACTGTTAAAAAGATCATTATCATTATCGTAGTTTGactctttttatattatttttaaaaatcattttattaaaattttgaatgATAATGATAAGATATCGGTTCATTATCACCAAACTcatgtaataaaataaaaatgtatattttatatAAAGACTAATATATtcgaaaataatatattttttttctttaagttGTACTAGATATTTATGTAAAATTTTACAATGCACACTTTGTTTTTTGGTGTATCGGTACACTCTTTATTTTTGTTACGTGGATAATTTTTagtgcaatttttttttgttatgtacattgtagttatttagaaatttgtgattgttttttttattatgtacattgtagttatgatcatgtaaattttcaaaaaaattatgacTGTTTTTTTATGCACGTTACTctgttttcggtattgtaaattatttaaaattttctgaaaatttgcaaaatattataaataacgCCAATGTACtcgttcataaaaaaaattgcgtcgAAAATCATCCATGCATCGAA contains the following coding sequences:
- the LOC133790782 gene encoding probable serine/threonine-protein kinase WNK9; the encoded protein is MNCLNYLEPDDSSSEFVEVDPTGRYGRYNEILGKGASKIVYRAFDEYEGIEVAWNQVKLYDFLQSPEDLERLYCEIHLLKTLKHKNIMKFYTSWVDTANRNINFVTEMFTSGTLRQYRLKHKRVNIRAVKHWCRQILNGLLYLHSHDPPVIHRDLKCDNIFVNGNQGEVKIGDLGLAAILRKSHAAHCVGTPEFMAPEVYEEAYNELVDIYSFGMCILEMVTFDYPYSECTHPAQIYKKVVSGKKPDALYKVKDPEVRQFVEKCLATVSLRLSARELLNDPFLQIEDCDYDLKPLDCGRDFDEFGPLIRQPLLELHHSSSSFSNGFLNGYSSQELNEWGSHPVELEASGIELFEHHDDEHYEDAGISIKGKMREDGDIFLRLRISDKEGRIRNIYFPFDIETDTALSVATEMVAELDITDQDVTRIADMIDGEISSLVPEWEPGPGIVETPRFNNQNICQNCASSDNNTTSGSFIKFLASNNTSSSKSLPVVQCCRLGCTSMHGRFEEVTYQADESEHHNTDDTPNYQEIWGQHESRELSSVDSGQSHSDEEYEKIDEQSAYTRNDEKGSNNLNKTQSSTKISFRDLTGSHSLSSISSTHHEMISDNHEKEMVQELRWLKAKHQMEMRELKDHQLRLVSDFSNSGSTEHSLDNGFLSSLIVLNTLGENQGVVFRSSAYDNQFSSSYNDNINESSPSSDSQRARNCEVMKSPTNAKGMVTAAAKSFNNGFLLPHSLHRAVSLPVDAVDI